The genomic interval CGTTAATTGATGGGCTTATTTTAATACCACATCAAATGGCAGCCTGGCCTGAATTCCTTCCCAGCTTCTGATTTTTTCCAGCGATTTTACATAAGGAGTCATAGCGCCATATTTACTTTCCATAATTCTTTCTTCGGCCTCATCATTCATATCGCTGAACAACTCCTGAATAAATGTTTTTTGTGCCGGATAATACCGCACCCGGAAATCTTTGTCTACTTTAGCTGCCTTGGCCGCAATAGCAATGGCATCATCCAGGCCACCTAATACGTCTACCAGTCCATTTTCCTTGGCTTCTAAGCCAGTCCACACCCGGCCGGAAGCTAGCTTTTTGAGAGAATCTACCGGCATATCACGGCCTTCTGCTGCTTTGCTGGTAAAAATATCATATCCTCTGTTTACACTGCTCTGTATCACATTTCTTTCAAAATCTGTAAGCGTATGCGTAGGATAACCTAAATCTGCATACTTATTGGTTTTAACGTTATCCGTCGTCATGCCGAGTTTATTTTTCAGAAAATTCTCTACATTAAACAGTACTGCAAAAATACCTATTGAACCTGTAATGGTATTCGGATGCGCCACAATGGTATCGCAAGCCATCGCCATATAATATCCACCTGAAGCCGCCAGATCAGACATGGAGGCAATTACTGGTTTTGCTTTTTTAGCCTCTACTACTTCCCGCCACATTACATCAGAGGCCAAAGAACTACCTCCGGGTGAATTGATACGCAACACTATAGCCTTTATTTTTTTATCCAGGCGGGCTTTGCGGATTTCAGCGGCTATCTTATCAGAACCAATGGTGTTGTCATCACCTTCGCCAGAAGTAATATCGCCAGAAGCTACAATTACAGCTATGCGGTTATCAAAACTACCTTGTTTAAGTAATTTTTCAGCTTTCAGGTATTTGGATAAGCTAATAAAGCCTATTTTCTTGTCAGAACCTAGTTTGAGCTTTTTCTTAATAGCCGCATCTACCTCATCATAATACCCCAGGTTGGTAATTAGTTTATATTTGAGCGCATCTTCTGGTTCCCGGATCAGCAAGGAATCTTCCAGTTTCCTCACCTCTTCTACTGGCAGTTTTCTGGCTTTGGAAATATTGCTAATGGTAAAATTATTAATGGAGTTCAGATAAGAAATGGTTTGTGCCCGGCTGGGTTCACTCATTTTATCCAGGAAAAATGGTTCAACCGCACTTTTATATTCTCCCACTTTAAAAATCTCAGGCTTTATATCCAATTTTTCAAAGGTACCTTTCAAAAATAAAACTTCCGCACTGATCCCATTTAGTTCAATTCCTCCCACCGGATGCAGGTAAATTTCGTCGGCAACAGAAGCCAGATAATAGCCTTTTTCTGTATAGTATTCGCCATATGCCGTTATAAATTTACCGGAAGATTTAAAGTCTATAAGTGCATTGCGAATTTCTTCAATGGTAGCATACCCGGCATCCAGAAACATATCCATTTCCAGGTAAATGCCTTTTATATTATTGTCTAACTTCGCATTGGCAATGGCCTCCCGGATTTGGATTAGCCCCACATTGGCCTCAGGTGTAAAAGGGAGTTCGAGTTCGTCCAGGGGATTGTCTCTTCCTCTTTCAACAATGGGTTTATCAAACTTGAGTTTTAATACAGAATTAGCCTCTACCTTTACCGGGTCGGTGGAAGAAGCTGAAGCCGCAATACCCATCACAATAAATAGCAGTAGGAAAGAAAATATGACCAAACCTATGATGGTTGCAAAAACAAACTTAAGAAATTGAAGCATAATGGATTAAAAAGTTATACATGTTAAATAACAAATCAGCCTACCTTATTTACACAGATCAATGAAATAACATAAATTCACTAATGTGCCTGCATAAATAGAATTATAAAATATAACAAAGTTATAAAACAGAATACATACTTTTGGTTTTTTTACATGAATGGCAACTATTTCATATTTATTGCTGGGCAGTAATCTGGGTAGCAAACAGCTAAATCTCGAACAAGCCAGAACACTACTCTCCTTACAAGCTGGAAATATCACTAAGCAGTCGGCTGTGTATCAAACGCTTGCCTGGGGAAATACTGATCAGCCGGCCTTTCTGAACCAGGTACTTGAGATACAAACTGATCTAAGCCCTCAAATGTTGCTTCAAAAAATCAATGAAATTGAAAAGAATTTGGGCCGGGAGCGGCGAGCCCGCTGGGAATCCCGGTTGATTGATATTGATATTCTATACTTTAATACGCTGGTAGTCGAAACGGAAGTTCTAATCATTCCACATCCGCAAATCGCTTACAGGCGTTTCACCCTGGTACCTTTGGCTGAAATCGCCCCTGATTATATTCATCCGGTATTACAACAAACCAATTTGCAATTGCTTCAAAATTGCCCGGATACGCTGGATGTACGTGTTGTTACTTAGATCTTTAATTCACCGATGGCTGCGGATTATCAAGTTTCTCATACACTGAATTCTGGCTGATATATTCGGGAACGATCTTCTTCATACAAAGAATGACTGCTTCATTGTTATGCAGAGGCAAGAGATTAGATAAATCCATCAGTTGTTCCTGAATCAACTGGAAATCATATTTACGTACTTTGGCAATCAATATCTGTGGATGGTGTGTAGGCTTGGTATTTTCCTCATTGCTAAGTAATTCCTCATACAATTTTTCGCCAGGGCGCAGACCAGTAAATACCAGTTGAATGTCTTTTCCAAGTGTTAAGCCGGAAAGTTTAATCATTTTCTTAGCCAGATCTACAATTTTGATAGATTTACCCATATCAAACAGGAATATCTCCCCTCCTTCACCCATACTCCCTGCTTCCAAAACTAACTGGCAAGCTTCAGGAATAGTCATAAAATAACGGGTAATATCCGGGTGGGTAATGGTAACTGGCCCTCCCTGCGCAATTTGTTTCCTAAACCTGGGAATAACAGAACCATTGCTCCCCAGCACATTGCCAAACCTGGTCGTGATAAATCGGGTGGTACGTTGAACAGGTGATGGTTTCTGGGCAAGGTGATTATTGAGAGATTGAATATAAATTTCTGCAACACGTTTGGATGCTCCCATTACACTTGTTGGGTTTACAGCCTTATCGGTAGATATCATCACAAATTTTTCTACTCCATGTTTGGCAGAAAGATCGGCTACAATCTTAGTACCCAGAATATTAGTTAGTACCGCTTCTGATGGATTATCTTCCATTACTGGTACATGCTTATAAGCAGCCGCATGAAAAACAATATCTGGTTTATAGTTCCGGAAAATCTTTTCCATCCGGTTGGCATTGGTAATATTACATATTCTGGTTTCAAAGTTTATCTTAACCGGCATTTCAGATAATTCCAGTTCCAGGTCATATAATGCTGATTCTGCCTGATCAACTAACACCAGCTTTTTTGGCAAAAAGGGTAATATCTGGTGTGTCAGTTCGCTTCCAATAGAACCAGCGGCACCGGTAATCATAATTGTTTTTCCTTCAATATCTTTGCTGATCTTGGATTTATCCAGGCTTATAGGATCACGGCCTAATACATCTTCAATGTTTACATCCTTTATCTGTTTCAGGCTCAGTTCGCCATTGATCCATTTTTGAACCGGAGGAATACTTCTGGCTTGTACACCAAAAGCCAGGCAATAATCAATGATCTCCTTTTTTCGTTCAGGTGAAATTCCCTGGATAGCAATAATAAGCACTTCTACCTGCTTCTGACGGATTATCCTCGATAAATTATCCGCTGTATTCTGATAGATAGGAACGCCATCAATGGTGTTTTTTACCTTTGCAGGATCATCATCCAGAAAAGCCACTACATTCATATTATTATCTTTGTCCTGCGAAATGGTGCGTTTAGTAATTACACCAGCTTCTCCAGCACCATAAATAATTATATTCACTTTCTCGCTCGACTGGCTGCTCTGCTGGTTTTTCCATTCAAAATAAATGATCTTAACCAGAATCCGGAAGGCAGCCATGCTGAGCATAGACACACAATAATCTATAATGAGAATAGAAACCGGGATAATATATATCTGGGTATAATAATAATATATCAAATCTATTAGCAGGAGGATCAGCAAACTATAGGTCAATGCATAAAAAATGCGCTTGGCATCTTCTACACTGGTATATTTTATAATGCCTGCAAAGCTCTTGGTAATCAGAAAAAATACCAGCTTTAAAGAAACCACCAGTATAGCAGCCAGTGAAAATGAGGGCCATTCTATATGGGATAATTCAAAATTAAATCGTAATAAAAAGGCTAAGAAAATAGAAATCAGGCAAATAATTATATCTATCTGAAGGATAGTCCATCGGGGTATTACTTTAATCAGGCTATATACCGGTAGTGGTTTCATAGGTTTCTTTCAAAGCCATTGTATAAAAAATACTTAATTTGTATTTATATCAATGGCAGGTTTCAGGTGCACTTTCAAATTAATAATTAGATGCTGGCAACCGAAGCTTCAGGACTGATTTTTTTTACCAATCCTTGCAATACTTTTCCAGGTCCGCATTCAATAAATGTACTTGCTTCATCATTAACCATGTTTTGCACAGACTGCGTCCAGCGTACCGGGGCAGTCAGTTGTGCAATCAGGTTTGCTTTAATAGTTTGTACATCTGTAGCTGGTTGTGCATTTACATTCTGATATACAGGACAAGAGGGGGTATTAAAAAATGTTTTTTCAATGGCTACTGCCAGTTGTTCTTTGGCTGGTTCCATTAATGGAGAATGAAAAGCCCCTCCTACCTGCAGAGGCAATGCCCGTTTAGCGCCAGCTTCTTTTAGTTGTATGCAGGCAATCTCAATTCCTTTCATACTTCCGGAGATCACCAGTTGCCCAGGACAATTATAGTTGGCAGGAACCACAATCTCATCGATCTGGGCACATACTCTCTCTACTGTTTCGTCGTTGAGGCCTAAAATAGCTGCCATCGTAGAAGGATTGAGTTCACAGGCCCGCTGCATAGCCTCTGCCCGTTGTGAAACCAGACGTAAACCATCTTCAAAGGATAAGGTTCCATTAGCTACCAGTGCAGAAAACTCTCCCAGGGAATGCCCGGCTACCATATCAGGCCGAAAATCTTCTGCAACACTGGCTAATATTACTGAATGTATAAATATGGCTGGTTGGGTTACATTGGTCTGTTTGAGTTCTTCATCCGTACCGGTAAACATGATCCGGGTGATATTAAATCCGAGAATGTCATTGGCTTGCTCAAACAAGTTTCTGGCTTTGGTGGATTGCTCGTACAGTTCTTTGCCCATGCCAGTGAATTGCGATCCCTGACCAGGAAAAATATATGCTCTCATCTATGAATATAAAAACAGGCAGCTAATTTAAGAAATACGGAACAAAATAGGTAATAAGTTTCAAAACTTCCATTGTTTTTATTTAAAACTGTACTACAATCCGTAAAAACGAATAAACTGAATTAAAATGGAGGGAAGTTAAATAAACTTACGATTCAATTCAGCGCTTGGCAAGCGGCAGGAGTCACTTCTGCCAAATAATTTATATCGGTTTTTAGCAATAAGTGTATAAAAAATATCCCGAACGGGTGCTGGTATAACTATGAATAGATAAAACAGTGGCCACCCACCACTTAATTCACTCGCTATCTTTAAAGCTGCTGTGGATTTTTTAAATACTTTGTCTCCTTTGATTAATATCAAGCTGTCGTAATCGTTCTGAGGGATAGCAATTTTGCATTTTTGTATAGCTTTTTGTCCGCTTTCTGATTGAAGCGCAGCAAACACAAATTTATTGTGTGTATCCCGGTCAATTATAAAGTTTACACTGGCATTACACAAGTTACAAACCCCATCAAATAGTATAGTATACATAACTTCTTATAATAGTATTATCACCACTCCCTTTTAACAAGCAGAATGCCCGGATTAATTCCAGGCATTCTGTATATCTTAAATTAGGCTTTAGCAATTGGGTTATTTACCTCAACACGTGGACCCAACCTTTGATCTCGACAAGTTCATCCTTTCTGCTCAGGCGGGCAAACCTAACCTTGGCTAGATAATAATATACCCCTGTGCTCACCTGCCCTCCTCCTGATCCCTCACCAGAACTCAATCTTCCATCCCAGTTGATAAAGATGTTGTCTTCACTTTCAAACACACTCCTGCCCCACCGGTTGTGAATGCTGATCTCTACCTTCTCCACAAACAAAGGACATTCAAAGGGTCTCAGCTCATCATTCTTGCCATCCCCATTGACTGTGATCACATTGGGCAGCTCATAATAGGGACAGTTGTCCTTGCAGACTTCATTGCTCGGATCACTCTCCTGTCCATCCTCATCCACTGCTGTCAGGTAATAACACCCGGCAAAAGAGCGCAGGCCACTGTGGACATACTCCCTTGCTGTAGCAGGCAAACTGGCAATCAACTCATAGTCCTCATCCTCCATATAACGCTTGTAATACAACCTGTAGCCCACCACATCCTCATCACATGAGGCACTGATCGCGGCCGGTTCCCAGGTAAGCTTGTTTGAGAAAGAACTCAGATTACAATTGCCTTTGTCAGCTACAAACGAAGCACAATCCAACACATCTATGGCAAGCAAAGGCGGACAAGGCTTCAAGGTATCAAGCGGAGATGCACAGATCACCTGTGACTTGTTAAGCAAAGGTGAGGGTATCTTACTGGTGCTGTAGCTGCCTGAGGTTTCCACATAGTAACAATACAGCGAATCCTCATCCAACACGATCCCATTGCCTGTGTCTGTAAAGCGGAAAGAGCTTTCTGCCCCTACCTCCACAGTGGCAATCAACTCAAAACTGCCTTTGGCTGCTCTGCTTTCCCTGTATACCTTATGAGTGGTGTTGGCATTGCTCCAGGGCACCTGTGCCTGCCAGCTTAACTCAATGGCATTCACCACCGGTGTGGCTGTCAACCTAACACTGGAAGCCGATTGGGTGGAATCCTGCAGACCGGCTCCTGTGTAGAAAAACAAGACATAGTGATAGACAGAATCAGCTGTGTTCAGGCTTTTGTCAAGGTAAGTAGTATCTCCTGCTGTGGCCTGAGAAAAACTGTTCAGTGTTACTGTGCGGATTCGCTGCAAAGCTCCTCCTTGAAAACCATTGCCTCTGTACAAATCATAACGGTAAGGTCCGGGATTGACTTTGGTGTCTAACTCCAAAGGCTGTATCCACTTCACTAAGATCTCTCCTTGTGTGGAAGAAGTGGCTTGCACATCCACATTTGTAATAAAGGGCATGTCCAGGCTCAGAGCGGTACAGGCTTCAGCCGAAGCTAAACTTTCTCCTCCCTGTGGCGGGGCAAACCCGGCTACGATCCTATAGGAATAGTTGGTGCCCGGATCAAGTCCCAATCCATTGTTGGTATCAATAAATGTTGTAGTGCCGATGGGCACCCTGCCGATCTCCACATAGCCGGTGGCAGCCACAAGGCCGGTGTTACACACACTGGTATCAATGTCTGTACAGCCCACTCTTCGGTAAATGATCATTTCAGCCGCATTTGAACAGGTGTAAGCATCCCAGGAAAGTTGCATGTTGGCGCCCTGAGGAGTAGCCCGCAAACCTGTTGGTCTTGGACCCACCACCGTGATCTGCCATACCTTGATGTCCACTAGTTTTCGTGACGTATCAGGAGAAGGTAGATCTTCTGCCCGGAACACCACCTGATAAGGTTCCTTTCTCACATGCACACACTCACTGTTTGCCCAGGTAAAGGTGCCGGTAGTAGGTTGATTAAGTGTTGGAGCAGTGGCTGAGAAAGTAGGCCGGGTGGGAGGAAAATTAGCCTGAAACAAGCCGCTGCTGGCAGTCAGGCGGATTCTGTTCTTATCCGGGTCAGTGGCAGTGGCCACCCCCTGCAGAAAAGAGCCGGCCACAATACAGGTATCATTAGGTATTTCCAGGTTGGGCCGGTTGTTGGGATTGTCCCGGACTATGATCTGCATGTCCCGGACCACCTCCCCGATCTTGATCCCATTCCTCCATTCCTCGATTACAAACGCTACGTTGTATTCACCTGGCAAGTTTGGAGAATCCCATACTAAACTACCTTCCTGGTCTATACTAAAAATAGGCGCACCTCCTAATTCGCTTCTGCCACCCAATGCAGTTGGGTCCCGGTAACCACTGGCGGTTGTATTGGTAGATTGTTTAGGTACAAGTAATCTGTAAGCCAGGCTATCGCCATCGATATCGAAAGCATCCGGGTTATGCACAAAAC from Rhodocytophaga rosea carries:
- a CDS encoding thiol-disulfide oxidoreductase DCC family protein, yielding MYTILFDGVCNLCNASVNFIIDRDTHNKFVFAALQSESGQKAIQKCKIAIPQNDYDSLILIKGDKVFKKSTAALKIASELSGGWPLFYLFIVIPAPVRDIFYTLIAKNRYKLFGRSDSCRLPSAELNRKFI
- the fabD gene encoding ACP S-malonyltransferase, with product MRAYIFPGQGSQFTGMGKELYEQSTKARNLFEQANDILGFNITRIMFTGTDEELKQTNVTQPAIFIHSVILASVAEDFRPDMVAGHSLGEFSALVANGTLSFEDGLRLVSQRAEAMQRACELNPSTMAAILGLNDETVERVCAQIDEIVVPANYNCPGQLVISGSMKGIEIACIQLKEAGAKRALPLQVGGAFHSPLMEPAKEQLAVAIEKTFFNTPSCPVYQNVNAQPATDVQTIKANLIAQLTAPVRWTQSVQNMVNDEASTFIECGPGKVLQGLVKKISPEASVASI
- a CDS encoding T9SS type B sorting domain-containing protein; this translates as MLSSQRILLILILFLASFVKAHATHVRAGEITAVRDTSAANRNTLTYIFTFKLYRDTEGVPQQSVTLNFGDGTSQTVEDRVTRNLGNLTEELTFTFTHTYSAPGVYVVNTKIENRNGGIVNLASPSDQISFYVETILFINQSIGINNTPVLRIPPIDLARVGQRFVHNPDAFDIDGDSLAYRLLVPKQSTNTTASGYRDPTALGGRSELGGAPIFSIDQEGSLVWDSPNLPGEYNVAFVIEEWRNGIKIGEVVRDMQIIVRDNPNNRPNLEIPNDTCIVAGSFLQGVATATDPDKNRIRLTASSGLFQANFPPTRPTFSATAPTLNQPTTGTFTWANSECVHVRKEPYQVVFRAEDLPSPDTSRKLVDIKVWQITVVGPRPTGLRATPQGANMQLSWDAYTCSNAAEMIIYRRVGCTDIDTSVCNTGLVAATGYVEIGRVPIGTTTFIDTNNGLGLDPGTNYSYRIVAGFAPPQGGESLASAEACTALSLDMPFITNVDVQATSSTQGEILVKWIQPLELDTKVNPGPYRYDLYRGNGFQGGALQRIRTVTLNSFSQATAGDTTYLDKSLNTADSVYHYVLFFYTGAGLQDSTQSASSVRLTATPVVNAIELSWQAQVPWSNANTTHKVYRESRAAKGSFELIATVEVGAESSFRFTDTGNGIVLDEDSLYCYYVETSGSYSTSKIPSPLLNKSQVICASPLDTLKPCPPLLAIDVLDCASFVADKGNCNLSSFSNKLTWEPAAISASCDEDVVGYRLYYKRYMEDEDYELIASLPATAREYVHSGLRSFAGCYYLTAVDEDGQESDPSNEVCKDNCPYYELPNVITVNGDGKNDELRPFECPLFVEKVEISIHNRWGRSVFESEDNIFINWDGRLSSGEGSGGGQVSTGVYYYLAKVRFARLSRKDELVEIKGWVHVLR
- the sppA gene encoding signal peptide peptidase SppA, with the protein product MLQFLKFVFATIIGLVIFSFLLLFIVMGIAASASSTDPVKVEANSVLKLKFDKPIVERGRDNPLDELELPFTPEANVGLIQIREAIANAKLDNNIKGIYLEMDMFLDAGYATIEEIRNALIDFKSSGKFITAYGEYYTEKGYYLASVADEIYLHPVGGIELNGISAEVLFLKGTFEKLDIKPEIFKVGEYKSAVEPFFLDKMSEPSRAQTISYLNSINNFTISNISKARKLPVEEVRKLEDSLLIREPEDALKYKLITNLGYYDEVDAAIKKKLKLGSDKKIGFISLSKYLKAEKLLKQGSFDNRIAVIVASGDITSGEGDDNTIGSDKIAAEIRKARLDKKIKAIVLRINSPGGSSLASDVMWREVVEAKKAKPVIASMSDLAASGGYYMAMACDTIVAHPNTITGSIGIFAVLFNVENFLKNKLGMTTDNVKTNKYADLGYPTHTLTDFERNVIQSSVNRGYDIFTSKAAEGRDMPVDSLKKLASGRVWTGLEAKENGLVDVLGGLDDAIAIAAKAAKVDKDFRVRYYPAQKTFIQELFSDMNDEAEERIMESKYGAMTPYVKSLEKIRSWEGIQARLPFDVVLK
- a CDS encoding polysaccharide biosynthesis protein, with protein sequence MKPLPVYSLIKVIPRWTILQIDIIICLISIFLAFLLRFNFELSHIEWPSFSLAAILVVSLKLVFFLITKSFAGIIKYTSVEDAKRIFYALTYSLLILLLIDLIYYYYTQIYIIPVSILIIDYCVSMLSMAAFRILVKIIYFEWKNQQSSQSSEKVNIIIYGAGEAGVITKRTISQDKDNNMNVVAFLDDDPAKVKNTIDGVPIYQNTADNLSRIIRQKQVEVLIIAIQGISPERKKEIIDYCLAFGVQARSIPPVQKWINGELSLKQIKDVNIEDVLGRDPISLDKSKISKDIEGKTIMITGAAGSIGSELTHQILPFLPKKLVLVDQAESALYDLELELSEMPVKINFETRICNITNANRMEKIFRNYKPDIVFHAAAYKHVPVMEDNPSEAVLTNILGTKIVADLSAKHGVEKFVMISTDKAVNPTSVMGASKRVAEIYIQSLNNHLAQKPSPVQRTTRFITTRFGNVLGSNGSVIPRFRKQIAQGGPVTITHPDITRYFMTIPEACQLVLEAGSMGEGGEIFLFDMGKSIKIVDLAKKMIKLSGLTLGKDIQLVFTGLRPGEKLYEELLSNEENTKPTHHPQILIAKVRKYDFQLIQEQLMDLSNLLPLHNNEAVILCMKKIVPEYISQNSVYEKLDNPQPSVN
- the folK gene encoding 2-amino-4-hydroxy-6-hydroxymethyldihydropteridine diphosphokinase, coding for MATISYLLLGSNLGSKQLNLEQARTLLSLQAGNITKQSAVYQTLAWGNTDQPAFLNQVLEIQTDLSPQMLLQKINEIEKNLGRERRARWESRLIDIDILYFNTLVVETEVLIIPHPQIAYRRFTLVPLAEIAPDYIHPVLQQTNLQLLQNCPDTLDVRVVT